The sequence TTTGTAGCACGCCCTGAGATAGCAACACATCTTCGCAAATCGAAAATCCTAATTTCGGAAACCCACCCACGGCGAAATAGGCGCTGCGCCGAATTGCAAAATTATTCGATAACCCCGAACCGCCAAGTCCCAACCGTGCAACCGCATACCCGATTCCTTGAATAAACGCCATATCGAGGTTTTGCACGAGGTTGTATATCGAATTTGGATTTTCGTTACTGTGGAGGAGTTCGGAGCCGCTGACTATTTGCGTTTTCTCATCGAACTTTGCTACCGTAAGTTTGATCCAGTCTTTCGGGACGATACAATCCGCGCCGGTCGTCAATACGATTTCATGGGATGACGCCTCCATCCCGGCATGCCAAGGTGCCGCTTTTCCGCGTAACACGCCTAAGTCTTCCGGTATTGATAGCACTTTTCTCCGAACTGGATCCTCAGCAGCAAAGGCATCAAAGACTGCTTTCGTTTGATCACTCGAACAGTGATCGACCAAAATGTACTCGATCAACTCTACGGGATAATTCTGAGCCGCCACTGCCGCCAAGGTCTGAGGTAACGCCACTGCCTCGTTTCGCGCACAGATTACTACGCTAACCG is a genomic window of bacterium containing:
- a CDS encoding glycosyltransferase, whose protein sequence is MIYFIGIASLGYFVALLAGILALLLPRRKEQIKFVPVSVVICARNEAVALPQTLAAVAAQNYPVELIEYILVDHCSSDQTKAVFDAFAAEDPVRRKVLSIPEDLGVLRGKAAPWHAGMEASSHEIVLTTGADCIVPKDWIKLTVAKFDEKTQIVSGSELLHSNENPNSIYNLVQNLDMAFIQGIGYAVARLGLGGSGLSNNFAIRRSAYFAVGGFPKLGFSICEDVLLSQGVLQKYGNRALRYHLDRRTFPVTEPEPPHKLANMKLRWSMGTRRLGLGGLLMIAFNFLSHLGSILAVVIGGEDMRTVGWIGIIGGVILESLFLIIVLIHKGIVQRNVLCLPFFLVYLWIYPNLVAIPVIFRLPVRWKGLWVREPV